The genomic region CTGCTGAACAATTTctttgaagatgatgatgagttgGTGCATCCAACGGATGTGGAAGAGGTGGAAGCTGAGGTCTTGTATGCAGCTTAAGTGTTTATTTAGTTTTGATGATTGTCTTTTGGTGATTTCATGATGAAACTTTGTTTGTGTAATATTGGTGACTTAATCTTTTGATTGTGGCTTGATGGTATGTAAGTTATGAACTTGATGGACTGGGATGTTTAAATTTGTGTAATATATGACTAGATTAACTTGTTATGCTTATGATATCCATGCTTAATGTTTATCTTGTGAACTGTGAACTTGAATTTGAATGTttcatttttaaattttatttcgaTTTGGTTGTAATTACTTGATTTTAACGTCTTAATATTCATATTATTGAATGTGTTTGACTGTGTGATTAGTTGTTTTGCAGGGAAAGTACAGTTTGTGGTTTTAGATAATGAactgggtcctagggggagtttgttggtgcataattagtccccgagttcattataATCAAGTTAAAGTGCTTTATTGTTTAACTTTCTCTGCTGGTATGCAATCGCACGGTTGCAGGAATGCAACCATACGGTTAGACAGGCAACCGGTTGCCAGTTGTAACCGCACGGTTGCAACGTGCTGTGTGTATTTAATGGGCATTaagggttcattgttagggttacgaatccTAACCTATCCTACACATACAATTCAATTCCCAGGTGTTCTAGCATTCAATATAGTCAatctttaacatatctaagtcGATTTTGTCATTAAGATCAAAGGTTTACATTGGATTTagagtataaaacccaataacgagatttttcgcactcgttattgaatctaagatcgtttaatcctgtttacatGATCTTACAATAATTAATGAGAGTGAATTTTTCCCAAAagacatgaaataaataaataagtagatataatttaattagtcattaattaaattaatgacatcaccttaagggttaagatttttttttctttttctttttgattttttcttaacaaatgaattagcctaataatgacatcatcattataggattttaatataaACTATAGATAGAATAGATATATACTCTGTATAAAAGTTAGTGACGCGGAATTTCATAGAGATGTTATTCGGCTTTCTAAAGTTGGGCTCTAAGTCCAAGATTATTTGGATAAATGTTGGATTACAATTGTTTATTTGAAAGAAGTAAACAAGGTTAGCATGTTGGGCCAAAGTTAACAAATGAGCCGaagttaataaaataaaaagataACTCCAATTTGGTTGGAAACAACCGTGACAACAAAGATGATTGTGAGCCTTAAAACAAGGATTGGAGAATAAGCTAGTTCTTGGGATTGTTTATAGATTGGATTTGTAGTTTATCTTTTATTTATGATTTGTGTTTAACCCGTATTAAATTGCTCCTTATCTATTTTATATTATTACTATCTTATAACTCACGAATTTGATACTGCAAGGAAATTCGTTGTAATTAAATAATAAGTTTAAAGATATACATGTATCTTTTATTTAAATTTATGGTAGGCAAATAATTGATATAAACGGAAATAGAATCATGAACTTTAGACAATTTTTTGCATTTTTTTAGCCAAATCGAGCTAACCAAGACCAGCTCCTTTTGACCCATACTGAAAATGCCTCATTTAACCCGACCTGCTTACTCGTCCATCTTACCACTTCATATCTTGTTCCATGTATTTTAATGTATTTATACCCTTATATCATATCCAAGTCTTGAACCTAAAAGAAATTATAAAATCAAACAATAAAGGTAaactataaactaaaataaaaatagggagGAAGTGGTTACCAAAACAAATTAAAAACATGTAAAACAGCACACGatttaaaacaaaacaaaaaagaaTCAAATAGTGTGTAGTTTTATTATGAGGCGCGAGTGTGCTAAAATTGAATATTGTGGCAAATCACAAAGACATTTTTAAGGCACAATTATCTACTTGATAATTGTATCTAGCACTTACTGCAACAGCATATCCTTATTAACAATTGCCCACTTCGAAAAAACTTAAAATCCATTTTAAGATATATTGGAATTACATATTATTTCTGTCAATCTAAACATGAAATGCTTTgtattcaataaactcatttctgGGTTAAGGTTATTTTGCAGGAATACTCAAGACTTTTACTTTGATGAACTGGAGGACTCTTGATATGAAGCAAGATTGTTCGAGGGACTGAAGCTGTACAAGTCAAAGTTCAAGGAGTGTTCATGAAAATAATTTATTGCTGAGTTAAATTATATTGGGCTCTTTATATCTTTGGGCTAATGAGTTTAGATGAGAAGCACAAATGATCCATCAAGGAGATAAAGCCCACTTATCAAGCCTCTCATATAAAAAGGATTTTATCCTTTAATTTATTCATTCGATTAGTTTTTAGATCAGTAATATGTTATGTATTCTCTCTCATTTTCTTTACAAACTGCACAAACTAAAGTTTTATGAATTCAACTCATTCGATTGAGATTGTGAGTTTCTAGTTCATGTGTTTATGAACTACAGAGTGTCTAGAGTGCAGATTATCTTCTTTATGGTAATTTGTTGAATCTGTACGATCTGTGTTGGTTAATAAAGTGAAGATTTGTGTGGTTGGTGTTTTTTATTACTGTTTTCttcatggtatcagagcatagggcTTGATACTTGTTCACTGAAGTGGTCTGCGATCCTAATTTGTAATtgttcaaaattagggttttcagaTCTGTATCTCTTTCAAGGtgttttgaaagatctaatctgttCTTGTAATCTTTACTGTGTTTGGGTACGACAAAGACTGTGGGACGTTCAGGGTTCAACAAAAGCTGTTATTTGGGTGTTTGGGTTGAATAACATCTTGTTTGGTGAAATTAGGGTTTTATACAACTCTAATTTTTGTTTTTCCGCTGCAGTTACTTCTGATTCTCTTCTTTTGTTACTGTACGCACCTACTGTAAGTCTTCTTTTGTTTTCCACTTAATCTGTGTCTTATTCGTGAGATTCAAGGGAGTCTGTCATATTTGATCTGCCAACTCTGATTGGTGTGAAACCCTAGCTCTGACAGGCTCAGTCCTTGCTTCTTGCTGGCATTGGAGTAGTCAAGAAGGAAAGCCTTCTTGATATTGTTGCTCTGTTCTGTATCTTTGGGTCAATTTCTTTGTATTTTGTGCTTGTTTGGATTATCTTGCAAGGTGCCTGACTAGTAGTCAGTTTTTTTTTATTGTCTGGAGTACTCTGTAAGTATTCTTTTTCCTTACAGGTGTCTGAACCGTAGATTTGTTGCGGTTGTAGGTGCTAATTGAATTAAGTGTTTACTGTTTACTATAATTGCATGTTCTTTGTGCTAATTGATTGTGCTTGAATTCTTTTCTGATTTGTTTGACTATTACATGCTTATTTTTTTGCCTTGATTGTTTTTTTCATTCTGTGTTGTTAAAACTAATTGATTATTTGATTTGTTTGTTTTGTATTCATGAGTGAGTCTAGTAGTCAACATAGTATAAATAAAATTAGTTCATTGGAATTTAATGACCCACTATATCTTCATCCTAGTGACACCTCTGGTGCATCACTCATTACACAAAAGCTTAAAGGTACAGAAAACTATAATGTGTGGAGTTGTGCAATTAAATTGgccttacaaactaaaaataaactagGATTTATTGATGGAAGTTGTCTTAGGTTTCAGTTTGAAGATGATGAAGTTTTATTAGGTCAATGGGATTGGTGTAATTCTGTGGTACTTTCTTGGATACTTGTTTCTTTAAGTGAAGAAGTTTATAATGGACAAATTTTTTCTAAAACTGCTGAAATTGTATGGCAAGAGTTAAAAGAAACTTATGACAACATTGATGCTTCTGTTACATTCAACTTATATCAACAAATTAATTCTTGCAGTCAAAATGGTCAGTCTTTATCAGATTATTATCACAAACTAAATGGTATGTGGAGGCAGTTTGAtgaaatggtaaaaattgatgaagTTGTAAAAGCCTCTAAATCTTTTCAGGATCATAATCAAATTTTAAAACTAATGCAATTTCTTATGGGTCTATATGATGTTTATACACCTATCAGGAGTCATATTCTTACTACAGATCCTGTTCCAACTGTTAAAAGTGCTTTTTCAATTATCTCAAGAGATGAGTCACACCTATTACATTCCACACATAATAATATACCTAAAACACAAACTACTGCATTTGTTGGGAAAGTGGATAATAATGGAAACAAAAGAAACTTCAAATATAAAAATCCTCCTCTCAAATGTACAAATTGCAATATGTTAGGTCATACTGTTGACAAGTGTTATGAGTTGATAGGTTATCCACCaggatatattaaaaaaaaaaccttTTAACCAGGGGTCACCTAGGTTTAATAGTAACAATTGCTCTACTGACAAAAAAGATGGTTGTAGTTCTTCTGTGCAATTGACTAGTGATTAGATAATGAAACTCTTAAGCTTAATCAAAGATCAACCTGCTACTGGAAATGTTGTCAATAATAACAGGTAATTTTGTCAATAATAACacctttttttaataataattttgatatttgtTTCTCAAGTAATGGTGTTAACCAAACTAATAATATTTCAAGTGGATGGATTATAGACTCTGGAGCAAATCAACACATGGTTACATCTAGTTCAAATTTAGTAAATGTTGTTGATTTATCTGATATGAACTTAACTGTAAATCACCATAATGGAACTGTCGCAAATATTAAACAAATGGGAAAGTTAAAGATTTCAGATAGAATTGAACTTTATGATGTGTTGGTAATACCACAATACTGTGTGAGTCTATTATCTGTAAATAAACTTATTAAGGACAATAATTTGGTTGTAAGTTTTGATGTTGATAAGTGTTATATACAGGATTTAGCTCAAAAAAGGTTGATGGGGGACTGGTAGTGAGTCAGGAGGCTTATACTTCTTTGATGAACTAAGTAAATGTAAGATGTTTGTTTCTAGTGTGTCTGCAAAATCTAAACAGTCTTATAATTTGTGGCATAATAGACTTGGTCATCCTTCTGACCAAGTTATGCATGTTTTAAAGAATAAAATCAACTTAAATAAGATAATTGATGATAATCCTTGTGATATTTTCCATAAGGTAAAACAAACAAGGGAACCTTTTTCACTTAGTGATCATAAAACTAAATCAGTTGGTGAGTTAATTCACTTGTATGTTTGGGGTCCTTATAGGGTTAAAAGTAAAGAAGGTTTTAAATATTTTCTTACTATAGTTGATGATTATTTAAGAGCTGTTTGGGTTTACTTACTTAAGAGTAAAGAAGATGTTTTtgattgttttgaaaccttttataATATACTTCTAACTCAGTTTGAGAAATATGTTAAAATTATAAGAAGTGATAATGGTACTGAGTTTATAAATAACAGAATGTTGTTGTTTACTAAAAGTAAAGGTATAATACATCAAACATCATGTTCTTACACCCCTCAACAAAATGGAATAGCAGAAAGGAAACATAAACACCTATTAAATGTTTCAAGGTCTCTTACATTTCAGGGGGGAATTCCACTTTATCTTTGGTCTGAATGTGTATTAACTACAACTTATATTGTTAACAGGCTACCATCTGATGTTCTGAATGGAAAGTGACCTTATGAGTTGGTTCATGGTGTCAGTCCAAATCTCTCCCACTTAAAATCATTTCGTTGTCTTTGTTTTACAAATGTTTTAAATAACCATGATAAATTTTCTTCTAGGTCTTTAAAGTGTGTTTTTGTGGGtcatttgtgacaacccggaaatttccgaccaaatttaaacttaatctttatatgatttcgacacgataagtaatgtctcttaaatcgagtctcaaaattttttaactatttacatggattcagttaacctttggctatgcccgacgattcacgaacaattgtgtgtaattaaatatgtagtatatatataacattttgaaataataaattatactttaatcaattgaaattaaaaatgtaaattaatatatacaaaataattaagtcgttattaaaatgaatatatatatatatatatatatatatatatatatatatatatatatatatatatatatatatatatatatatatatatatatatatatgatttctatataattaatgattacatgtatattgtattatattaaaatatataaatattaaatattaaatgtatgttattatatatatgtatataattattaaatattacataattaataaattataatattaataaatttaactacaaattaagataaatgttatataaatattattattattattactttcattaatattaatatctgtattatcaatattattatttgtaatataaaaatatatatatgaaatttgatacatataacttgttatatcttaattattaattgtataattatcagatattattactacctttatcattatatatatatatatatatatgaatatgatttctatataattaatgattacatgtatattgtattatattaaaatatataaatattaaatattaaatgtatgttattatatatatatatatatatatatatatatatatatatatatatatatatatatatatatatatatatatatatatatatatataattattaaatattacataattaataaattataatattaataaatttaattacaaattaagataaatgttatataaatattattattattattactttcattaatattaatatctgtattatcaatattattatttttaatataaaaatatatatatgaaatttgatacatataacttgttatatcttaattattaattgtataattattagatattattacaacctttatcattaaaaatcattatttttaatattattagaaaataatacaatttattatttgtatcattaaaaatattattattatcattcttataaattattattaacaaacttattaaaaatatcattttgggtattattaatatcctcatattattatcattatttttttaaaatttattattattagtattttattaataatatttaatataattattattaattagtattaatattattattaaagtatttattatttattaaaaattaattatataaattatataaaaaaggGTACGATTCAGTTTAGGGTTACTTTCAACATGTATATAATTTGTACTACTTGTCTCTAATCTACTCACTAGAATCGAAATCAATCACAGATACATTCAAATACAGTTAAAGTCGATTTTTTTCAATTATTCTTCTGACAAGATTCTTCTTTTCGAGACAATTCAGCTACAAAAAAAGATTAAACAAATCTGGTTACATTATTTGAGCTCAATTATACTCTATAAAAGTCAGTGTTTCAATTCAATAAGTGAAAATCAAAACAAAAATTACAGAAAATAAACCACGACTCTGTTCTTGGGTGTGATAATCAAAAGCTCGATTTTAAATCGTTTTtcaaaaatctaaaagtgcagaagtGTTAGAAATCTTCCACTAaatctatctgcaagttttcaCTCGTTAATTTCTCAAATTGACttcgaatttctgagtcaaacttATTTCTGAAAAATTTAAATTtcttgttcatcataaaattcgaatTCTTTATGATGTTTTAGAATCAATTGACGATTCATAGAGTTTCTTGGAGTCATTtacaacctatttcatgttataattttaaCCTAAAACGGTCTAGAAATAAAAATCAAGGTTTGAGTTTCTTCACGTATAATTTGAATTATCTTTTCTGCTAATTCGAATgaaatttcaaaatctaaaattgtAGTTTTATTAGAAATCATTTACTTaatctttctgtaaaatctcaGGTTTCAAATTGCTATATCTAGTtctaatttacgagtcaaagttttcaaattaaaaagtcaaatattGTTCTTCAATTGAATTCGTGATATCTGTTATGATCTAAGTGAAATTGGGGATTGAGAAAGATTTTAGAAAGGTTTTACaacttatttcatgttgtaatttttGGCTAAAACGATTTTAATATCAAAATCAAAAATTTAGTTTATAAATGTTCATCGTATAAACTGctgctgttatatatatatatatatatatatatatatatatatatatatatatatatatatatatatatatatatatatatatatatatatatatatatatatatatatataactttatgttTGGTTCAAAACAATCGAAATTTGGTTAGTTCAGTTCCATTTACAATctataaaatcataattttaattaatgattatgattatattaCTCTCGCTAATTTAATGGTGATGAAGAAGAAAATATAAAAGGAAAAACAGACGGGTTTTTATATTTAGTCGTGTGTGTTAAATCAGAAATGCAAGGAACAGAAGAGTGGTATAGGGGTGTTTGtgtattcgagaggtcacgggttcgagcacgGCTCGGGACATTTTTTTTTCTTAGAAAATCTTGTTTGAGGTAGTTTTTATtaccaaaatttttattattattattattattattattattattattattattattattattattatgattataattattatcacatttatatttataagtattataattattattagtgttggtattataattatcattattattaatattatcataattataagtatcataatcattattattattattattgttataagtattattaatatgttgattattgttaaattttatcatttatgtattatatctattgttactaatatatgtattactaatattatgattaagattattattattattattattattattattattattattattattattattattatgaaaataatacaaattattattattttcattagtattagtatcattttataattattagtattattaatactgacataagtattactattaatattatcattatcattaatgtgagtatcattaacaatattattatttttaaaaatttatataattattactaaaagtatcattatatttaatctatcattattttcataaaaactattattaatactatcattagaattattaaaattattatttttatcattatacttattttagtattattataactatattatgtaaaaaaaagattgcttatataaaaagatatataatataaaacttaactatattaaaattgatatttatttaaatatatgaaataacatataatttattaatataaaaattacgccattaataataatatatataaatttgttcgattacgattatatatttaatatacatatgaatgatataggttcgtgaatacaaggccaaccctgcattgttcagttccgtcgtatgcatatttttactacaaaatatcgtattgtgagttcatttgattctcttttactctttacatttttgggactgagaatacatgcgctgctttataactgttttacaactgctttattaaatgcctttgaaatctatattttcggactgagatgcttttataaatgtttgacgagatagacacaagcaaaacattcctcgaatgaattattatacagacagaatatctgttgattattattgaattaggtggacatgataattgccaccaattgatgagtatattttcccctgattattattgcttggtaacctaagaattagaatcgggtatggccctaattcacgcgaatcctaaaggtagctaccgggtttaacacccccacccagaatgttcactagacggaagagctagtgggcgtggtgtttagtacttcgaagtttatatattatacagacgagatgttctgttttggggatattattgatgcgcattatatgttaaggtcggttaccttgttgagcaatgaaatcgaaatgaatgttatgtatcaagagaatgatttttatacacatgttatgtgtattagttttgtgcacgagatatgtgcacgattatttaaaaatcgcgaggcaacctacgggggagaaaaagatacgaacctactctgctaagtattatgaaaaatggtttcgtacatgagataggtgtactgtatttgaatcttgtggtctatcaaaatgatgaattttattgtttacggtaaatttatgaactcaccaaccttttggttgacactttaaagcatgtttattctcaggtatgaaagaaatcttccgcagtgcatttgctcactttagagatattacttggagtcattcatgacatatttcaaaagacgttgcattcgagtcattgagttcatcaagattattattaagtcaattatagttggatatattatgaaatggtatgcatgccgtaaactttcgatgtaatgaaagtttgtcttttaaaaacgaatgcaatgtttgtaaaatgtatcatatagaggtcaagtacctcgcgatgtaaccaaatgtaatgtattcgtccagatggattaggaaaagttggtatcagagcggtggtcttagcgaaccaggtcttgcattagtgtgtctaactgatagttgtttagatgcattagtgcgtctggacttcgaccgtgtctgcatgtcaaaagttttgcttatcatttcgtgtcgaaaattacctgcttatcattcttaggaaatcattttcttatcattcttagtctagacacatcttactgcattgattgcatgaataatgtatagacaaaattcatattttagcgtatctgttactgtaaactttgcctggcatattccgtaaattcctccgtattctacgaaatcttttgttctatatatatatagatattctatgtaattagaataccatccgatagtcgaaaatcatttcataccgaaaaaccctttactcaatcgtacgaaatggaactcgccactagttcaagttcttcggaatctgacagctattccaacatggatgttcacctaagctctggaagcagtgtcaccagaatgaatcaaccaatcagccataccCAATTCAtttgataggttcgtagtcgacttaattaatggagacgcgaagaaggtgatcccttccaccaatcaaattcacctcttggtgaagaacctgaagcacttactggtgaacctgttcgaaacatcattttctctctcatttccagagtatctcgacacgattatattctatccataattctaaaccttattcatccgctcgttccgaccgcaaatcatcccggaataatagaagaagtcaacgaacttcgcgctcgagtaattaatttggaaaacatgatgcaaaatgtaccagcttcagcaacatcaccggcaccaatagtaccaccaacaacccaagtttcaacatcacacacctcaatatctcattctgtacctcgagcataatcatcgttctacgtatcgttctacatcatttatctttgttcttcatgatgattatgtaatctctaatgttttagagattatgtattctagttctaacggtaaatcaaatgagttaatattatatctactcattaaatctatga from Rutidosis leptorrhynchoides isolate AG116_Rl617_1_P2 chromosome 9, CSIRO_AGI_Rlap_v1, whole genome shotgun sequence harbors:
- the LOC139867785 gene encoding uncharacterized protein; protein product: MSESSSQHSINKISSLEFNDPLYLHPSDTSGASLITQKLKGTENYNVWSCAIKLALQTKNKLGFIDGSCLRFQFEDDEVLLGQWDWCNSVVLSWILVSLSEEVYNGQIFSKTAEIVWQELKETYDNIDASVTFNLYQQINSCSQNGQSLSDYYHKLNGMWRQFDEMVKIDEVVKASKSFQDHNQILKLMQFLMGLYDVYTPIRSHILTTDPVPTVKSAFSIISRDESHLLHSTHNNIPKTQTTAFVGKVDNNGNKRNFKYKNPPLKCTNCNMLGHTVDKCYELIGYPPGYIKKKTF